The stretch of DNA CTTCGTGAGCCAATACTCCTGCCAGTCCGCGAACCCGGTGCGGATGTGaacagcggcgacgccagcCCACGCGTCCATCTGCCTCAACACCGGCGCCATGGCCCTCATCAGCGCTCTCGTGGGCCTGAAGAAGTGCTGCGCCCTGCACTTCCTCGCCAGCAACAACCCCtcgacctcgccctcgacctTCTCGCCGTCAATCTCGCACGCGCCGTAGTCGCGCACctcgctcgcctccgcctcgttcTGCAAGTCGTACGGCGTCCGCAGCTTGAGCTTGACGTAGCGCCATCCCAACACCTCGTCGCTGTTCAGCCACTCGTGCAGCCACGCGTCGTTCtgcgcgggctcgccgccgcccgggtccTCCTCGTAGCCGTTGTGCCCCACGGCGTTTGGCTGGATCTTCGCCGAATCCGCGTTGGACGGCCAACCGTGCTCCGTGAGCTGGCACGCCCTGCGGTGGGCGTTCTCGTGATCTTTGCGACACATGTGATGGAACGTTCGCATGGGCGTCTCGCGTCCGAACAGTGCGTCGAACTCCTTTTCCCGCGCCGGGTGCCAACGCCagtcgaacccgtcgccggTGAAGTAGTGCCCGGGGTCGAAGTGGCagttctcgccgccgtccggtcgccccgtcccggcgccgcatccccccgcgtccacgtaCACTGCCCACCCGGCGGACTCGCCGAACGAGAagagcgcgcgccaccgctcCATGTTGTTCCCGAGGCCGTTATCCCACCGACCCTCCAGCACCAGAACCCTCGTTTTATCCTCGTAAAGCTTCGCGTGtcgctcgaacgcggcgccaaAGCACGgttcgcacgcggcgccgagccgctCATCTAAGCGTCGGATGCGATTGAACCTCGCGAAAGCCGCCTcggtcgtcgcgagctcgctTCCCTTTGTCTTCCCCAGGTCCGCGTCCGGGGCTTCAGCTGCCGGcgtctcgtcgccggcgacggcgttcgcCGGTGGATCGTCGAACCAGGCCTTGCCGTCTCCACCCtccgtctcgccgcggccgacctCCTGCTCGTTTGGCGTTTTGACCTTCGCCTCCGAAACGGGGCTCGCTCGtgtcgtggacgcgacgggttCATCGGgggacgatggcggcggcggggcgagcgtCGTCTTCACTTCGATGATCTCGGACTTTACGCTTCCCCGAcgcgtctccgcgtccccatcctcctcgcccctGAGCTTGATGTCGAAGATTttcgggggcgggggtgcGCTTCCCCTCTCCGTCCCCGTGCCCCCTCTGCGCATCCCTCGCTCCCCgcggtgcgccgcgccgtcgctgatCTCCTCCAACGTCTGCACCTGcctcaccgcggacgccaaccccgccgcctcgatccgACTTCGGACCATCTCGCGGAGCCCCGAGTTCCACTCGCGTTCGGTGCCCATCTgccccatcgcggcgagcatgaGCAGGAACGCGCAGCTCACTAGCGCGGTgttccgcgtcgccgtcccggaGAGCCACCCGGAGCTGTCGCTACCATGTCGAGACGAGGAATCGCGGTTGCCACGCGAGggacgctcgccgcccggAGCGTCCCCGAACAGCGGCGCCCGCATCTTtctgacgaggaggaggatccCCTCGATGCCCGAGGCGAGGTGATGCCACCAGTGCTGGCTTGTTGAAAGTCTCCGCACGTGCTGAAAACCTGACTGCGTCGCACACAAAAACACGTGGGAAAACTTTAATTGTCCAACCGCAACAGGGATGAACCCACCCGATCTCCACCGGAACCCCTTTTCCAATTTCCCGTTGATGCCGTGAAAAAGTCCAAAGTCAAAAAAATATCTCCGTCGTTTCGAGATCAAGTTTCATCCATGTCACCGGTCACCTGCTTACCTGTCGCAAGCTCTGTCTTGCATTTCACCGGGTTTCCACCTGCCGGCACCCCGCTGGGCACAGTGAGGGAAGTTCCTGCCGGGTTGTTATTATTTATTCCCTTCACCTGCAAGGGTTGGGCCGGGGCGGTCAATCGCGTCacacgacgccgagcgagcGCACGAACGCACGAGCGAGACCTTCTCGGGTCAGTTCCGCGCCTTTCTCGGAGCAACGCCCGCGCTTCGGATCaaccgagcgcgcgcgttcgttgACGAAaa from Micromonas commoda chromosome 3, complete sequence encodes:
- a CDS encoding predicted protein, encoding MRAPLFGDAPGGERPSRGNRDSSSRHGSDSSGWLSGTATRNTALVSCAFLLMLAAMGQMGTEREWNSGLREMVRSRIEAAGLASAVRQVQTLEEISDGAAHRGERGMRRGGTGTERGSAPPPPKIFDIKLRGEEDGDAETRRGSVKSEIIEVKTTLAPPPPSSPDEPVASTTRASPVSEAKVKTPNEQEVGRGETEGGDGKAWFDDPPANAVAGDETPAAEAPDADLGKTKGSELATTEAAFARFNRIRRLDERLGAACEPCFGAAFERHAKLYEDKTRVLVLEGRWDNGLGNNMERWRALFSFGESAGWAVYVDAGGCGAGTGRPDGGENCHFDPGHYFTGDGFDWRWHPAREKEFDALFGRETPMRTFHHMCRKDHENAHRRACQLTEHGWPSNADSAKIQPNAVGHNGYEEDPGGGEPAQNDAWLHEWLNSDEVLGWRYVKLKLRTPYDLQNEAEASEVRDYGACEIDGEKVEGEVEGLLLARKCRAQHFFRPTRALMRAMAPVLRQMDAWAGVAAVHIRTGFADWQEYWLTKVKPKDSTEIAAMEGKYSCDPTAIVRNLGAVFRQCNGRYDEQVCTNWWNLPDRIERVEGDSPRGPTSEDALVGCGDLPPERDEARGEVEDEGAVAAAATCAARLAKAAAGGSDRWGVFVLGDSPAVIKALARIPSLKGRVAYQRDEDVVGVTFRPAQCDGAGCVGAGHSLDEDRVGEDKEEEEEEEEEEGNRAWMRAVVDMYVASLADADVQLPGSSFMSSGALGLSVTNVRANALGFGGEVVMDQTVTPIGETKERSAGFHENYENYVLLSASHCEFDDERGGGGGGGGV